The nucleotide window GCTATGGTGAAACCCGGAACCATCATGTTTGAAATGGATGGAGTCGATGAAAAAATAGCACGTGCCGCTCTCAAGATGGCCGGTTATAAACTCCCCGTGAAGACTCGTGTTGTATCCACTAAAGACCTTTAATCGATATGACAAACCAAGCTAAACCCATAGACGAACTCAAAAAAGAACTGGCTCACCTTCGTGTGGATCTCAAGACCGGAAAGAGCAAGCAAAGCCATAAAGTAAAAGACCTTAAAAGGCAAATCGCTCGTATTCATACCTTCAATAAACAGAGCTCTCCTAACAATTAATTATGCGAAGTAAAAAAGGCGTTGTCGTCTCAAAATCTGGACTCAAGACCATCGTTGTGGAAGCAGAAACTTCCAAGACGCATCCTAAGTACAAAAAGCGCTACACCGTTCATGCTCGTTTCCACGCGCACGACGAGGAAAACGCTTACAAGGTAGGAGACGTGGTAACCATCTACGAAACTCGTCCTCTGTCTAAACTGAAACGTTGGACCGTAACTCAGCCCACTCAAAGCAAATAATATGATTCAGCAACAATCCAATCTCATGGTCGCCGACAACAGTGGTGCAAAAGAAGTGATGTGCATCAAGGTTCTCGGCTCCTCCAAGCGTCGCTACGCTTACATCGGTGACGAAATCGTTGTGAGTGTAAAAAAAGCGGCCCCAAAGGGAGCTGTGAAACAAAAGTCTGTTCAACGCGCAGTGATTGTACGTATGACCAAGACGCTTCACCGAAAAGATGGATCTTCCGTTCGTTTCGATGAAAACGCCGTGGTGATCGTCGGAAAAGACGGAGTGCCAAAAGGAACTCGTGTCTTCGGACCTGTAGCTCGTGAACTCCGCGAACGTGGATATCAAAAAATCATTTCTTTAGCACCTGAAGTACTTTAAAACTATGAAAATCAAGACTGGAGACAATGTCGTCGTGATCGCTGGAAAGGACCGCAATAAAACCGGAAAGGTTCTACGCGTCCTCGAAAAGAGCAATCGCGTAGTGGTAGAAGGCCTCAACATGGTCGTTCGCCACGTGAAGAAGACCGCCACCAAGAAAGGATCCAAGAGCACCTTCGAAGCTTCTATTGCAGCTTCCAATGTGATGCTCATCGACCCCAAGACTAAAAAAGCAAGCCGCGTCGGTTACCGTAATAACAAAGACGGTAAAAAAGAACGCATCGCTAAAAAAAGTAACACCGTACTCTAACATTATGCCCGCAAAGAAACCTGTACAAAACGAAGCCATGACCGAACTCTTAAAAGAGTCCGGCCGCAGCAATCCTCATGCCCTCCCCATTCTTAAGAAGGTGAGCGTGCATGTGGGTATCGGCAGCATGGTCACCGGAGGGAACAAAGATTTCTCTCACGTTGAGAAGAACCTGCTCGACGTCACTGGTCAAAAGCCTGTGGTTCGCAAAGCCCGTATGGCCATTTCCAACTTCAAACTTCGTAAAGGTCTCCCTGTGGGCATTCACGTAACCCTTCGTGGAAACCGCATGAATGACTTCATTGGCCGACTTGTGAACATTGCCCTTCCCCGTGTACGCGACTTCCGCGGAATCTCAGTTCGAGGTTTCGATGGACATGGAAATTTTGCACTTGGACTCGAAGACTGCACCATTTTCCCCGAAGTGAACCAAGAAAACATGACTCGTGGCCACGGAATGCAAATCAACGTTTGCACCACTGCCAGAAGCAACCGCGAAGCCTATCTTTTCTTGAAAAGTCTCGGCTTCCCCTTCCGCGATGAAATCAACGTCGAAGGTAAAGTGGCTCGCAAGGCTCAATAATCTAACTTTTAGAAACCACAATGGCTAAACTCTCGATGATCAATAAGGCGACCAAAAGACGTAAGGCAGTAGCCCACCGTCGCTCCTTGGGTCTCAAACCCAAGCCAGGTCAAGCGGTTAAAATGTACAACCGTTGTGGAAAATGTGGACGCGTTCGCGGTTACATGCGAAAATTCGACCTCTGCCGTATCTGTTTCCGAGAACTGGCTCGCAGTGGAGCCATCATGGGCCTCAAAAAATCTTCCTGGTAATCCTCAATTTCTACCATCATACTGACATTAAAATGACACTCACCGATCCCATTGCCGACCTTCTCACAAGAATCCGAAACGCTGCCCGCGCTCGCAAGAACTTCGTGCACGTTCCTCATTCTCGTCTCAAAGCAGACATTTGTGCCGTGCTCAAAGAAACCGGATACATCCGTGAAAGCAAAGTCACAGGCGAAGGAGTGCAAAAAGAGATTCTGATTGAACTCTTTGAAGAAAAGCGCGACCTCACTCTGACTCTCATCAGCCGTCCGGGTCAACGCATCTATGTAAAGACCCGCGAAATTCCAAAAGTGCTCAACGGACTCGGCCTCGCCATCCTCTCCACTCCCAAAGGAGTGATGAGTGGTAAAGATGCTCGCAAGGCCAAGCTCGGCGGAGAACTCCTCTGTGAAATCTACTAAACTATTCAATCTAAATTATGTCTCGAATTGGTAAAAATCCGGTGCTCATCCCCTCTGGCGTTACCGTCACCAAGGATGCAAGCGGACTGCTCACGGTCAAAGGGCCTAAAGGAGAACTCAAATGGACTCCTCACCCCATGATCACAGTCACTGTTGAAGAAAGCCAAATCGTAGTGACTCGCGACGATGAAGATCGTTTCAAACACGCTCTCCATGGACTCACTCGCACTCTCATCCAAAACATGGTGACCGGTGTGACTACAGGCTTCAGCAAAGTGCTCGAGATCAACGGAGTGGGTTACCGTGTTTCTGTCGCAGGAAGCAAGCTCGTGCTCAACTTGGGTTACTCTCACCCGATTGAATACCCCACCCCTGCTGGAATCACATTCAAAATCGACGATGAAAAGAAGAATCTGCTCACCGTTTCTGGAATCGACAAGCAACTCGTAGGTCAAGTGGCAGCAGAAATTCGCGGCTTCAGACCTCCAGAGCCTTACCTCGGAAAAGGAATCAAATACGCAGAAGAACGCATCCGTCGCAAGGCGGGTAAGACAGCTTCTAAAGCTGCATAACAAGCACGCAGTGCTAGACAATAACCGTCGCTCAAGCGACATCAACTCTAAGACACCAACTCTAAGACATGAACTCTCAAAAAGCTAAAAATCAGAAACGCGCTCAGCGCCATGTGCGCATTCGCGCGCGCATCTCCGGCACAGACAAGTTGCCTCGCCTCATTGTGTTCCGCAGTTTACGCTACATTTACGCTCAACTTGTGGACGACACCTCTGGCAAAATCCTTGTGGCCGCTCACGACATGCAAGCCAAATCAGGCAACAAAGTGGAACGTGCCAAAGCCGTTGGTCTAGAAGTCGCTGAAAAAGCCAAGACAGCCGGTCTCAAAGCCTGTGTCTTCGATCGCAATGGTTACAAATATCACGGCCGCGTTGCTGCCCTTGCTGAAGGCGCTCGTGAAGGTGGCCTCAAGTTCTAATCTCACTATTAAACCCTATGCCTAAACCTGGAAAAAGACCCTTACCCAAAGAAACCAAGGAATTCGAAGAAACCGTGGTTGAAGTCGCTCGTGTAACACGTGTGGTTAAAGGAGGGCGCCGCATGCGCTTCCGTGCCACCGTTGTGATCGGGAACAAGAAAGGCACCGTGGGTTATGGAATTGGAAAAGCCGTGGAAGTGCAGCTCGCCATTCAAAAAGCAGTGGCTAAAGCCAAAAAGCGTTTGCTGCGCGTGCCTCTTTATAAAGGAAGCATCCCCCACCAAATTCAAGTGAAATTCAAATCTTCTGTGGTCTTCGTCAAACCTGCCAGTGAAGGTACCGGACTCATTGCCGGAGGAGCCCTTCGCCAAATTCTGGAACTCGCCGGCGTACGCAATGTGCTCTCCAAATCTCTCGGTTCCAACAATCGTGTGAACACTGCTAAGGCCGCCTACAAGGCGCTCACCAAGCTGCGTGAACGCCCCGACATGGAAACCGACAAGGTTCGTGAAGAAGCTCGTGAAGACACCGAACGCGCTGATCCTGAAATGAAGAAAATGTCTCGCAAAGAAGCCCACGAAATGGTGAATGCAGACAAACGCATGAACAAACCCGATAAAAAACACGCTGACAAGAAAGCAGCCCCTAAAAAAGATTAATTAAAGATCCTCCTCTTAAATACTTATGAAGCAACACACACTCAAACCCACCCCCGGTAGCACCAAATCCAAACTTCGTCGCGGACGCGGGCTCAGCCGTGGAAACTATTCTGGACGCGGAATGAAAGGACAAAACTCTCGTTCTGGAGGAGGTGTACGCCCTGGATTCGAAGGAGGACAAACTCCCCTCATCCGACGTATGCCCAAGCTCAAAGGATTCTTGAATCCGAATAAAGTCACCTACATGCCCATCAATTTGGCAGATCTCAACGTCTTCAAGGACGGGGAAAAAGTGGACGCTAAAGTGCTGCATGCCAAAAAGCTCATCAAAGCACTTGGAAAAGTAAAATTGCTCGGAAACGGAGAGCTCACCGTAAAAGTGAAACTCACGGTGAATCGTGCTTCTGCTACTGCCCTTGAAAAGGCAGAAAAAGCCGGCGCAGAAGTCACTGTTTTAGAAAAAACGGCTGAATAATAACCTCGCGCAAGCGATTTCAAGGCTCAATCATGAATGTTTTAAAGCAAATGTGGAAATCAAAAGACCTTCGCAAAAAGATCCTCTTTACGCTGGGGATCGTTTTGATTTACCGCCTCATGACTCACATCAGCATTCCTGAAGTGAATCGTGAAGCCCTGG belongs to Candidatus Peregrinibacteria bacterium and includes:
- the rpmC gene encoding 50S ribosomal protein L29, producing MTNQAKPIDELKKELAHLRVDLKTGKSKQSHKVKDLKRQIARIHTFNKQSSPNN
- the rpsQ gene encoding 30S ribosomal protein S17 — protein: MRSKKGVVVSKSGLKTIVVEAETSKTHPKYKKRYTVHARFHAHDEENAYKVGDVVTIYETRPLSKLKRWTVTQPTQSK
- the rplN gene encoding 50S ribosomal protein L14, translated to MIQQQSNLMVADNSGAKEVMCIKVLGSSKRRYAYIGDEIVVSVKKAAPKGAVKQKSVQRAVIVRMTKTLHRKDGSSVRFDENAVVIVGKDGVPKGTRVFGPVARELRERGYQKIISLAPEVL
- the rplX gene encoding 50S ribosomal protein L24, which encodes MKIKTGDNVVVIAGKDRNKTGKVLRVLEKSNRVVVEGLNMVVRHVKKTATKKGSKSTFEASIAASNVMLIDPKTKKASRVGYRNNKDGKKERIAKKSNTVL
- the rplE gene encoding 50S ribosomal protein L5, which translates into the protein MPAKKPVQNEAMTELLKESGRSNPHALPILKKVSVHVGIGSMVTGGNKDFSHVEKNLLDVTGQKPVVRKARMAISNFKLRKGLPVGIHVTLRGNRMNDFIGRLVNIALPRVRDFRGISVRGFDGHGNFALGLEDCTIFPEVNQENMTRGHGMQINVCTTARSNREAYLFLKSLGFPFRDEINVEGKVARKAQ
- a CDS encoding type Z 30S ribosomal protein S14; this encodes MAKLSMINKATKRRKAVAHRRSLGLKPKPGQAVKMYNRCGKCGRVRGYMRKFDLCRICFRELARSGAIMGLKKSSW
- the rpsH gene encoding 30S ribosomal protein S8; the encoded protein is MTLTDPIADLLTRIRNAARARKNFVHVPHSRLKADICAVLKETGYIRESKVTGEGVQKEILIELFEEKRDLTLTLISRPGQRIYVKTREIPKVLNGLGLAILSTPKGVMSGKDARKAKLGGELLCEIY
- the rplF gene encoding 50S ribosomal protein L6, giving the protein MSRIGKNPVLIPSGVTVTKDASGLLTVKGPKGELKWTPHPMITVTVEESQIVVTRDDEDRFKHALHGLTRTLIQNMVTGVTTGFSKVLEINGVGYRVSVAGSKLVLNLGYSHPIEYPTPAGITFKIDDEKKNLLTVSGIDKQLVGQVAAEIRGFRPPEPYLGKGIKYAEERIRRKAGKTASKAA
- a CDS encoding 50S ribosomal protein L18: MNSQKAKNQKRAQRHVRIRARISGTDKLPRLIVFRSLRYIYAQLVDDTSGKILVAAHDMQAKSGNKVERAKAVGLEVAEKAKTAGLKACVFDRNGYKYHGRVAALAEGAREGGLKF
- the rpsE gene encoding 30S ribosomal protein S5 is translated as MPKPGKRPLPKETKEFEETVVEVARVTRVVKGGRRMRFRATVVIGNKKGTVGYGIGKAVEVQLAIQKAVAKAKKRLLRVPLYKGSIPHQIQVKFKSSVVFVKPASEGTGLIAGGALRQILELAGVRNVLSKSLGSNNRVNTAKAAYKALTKLRERPDMETDKVREEAREDTERADPEMKKMSRKEAHEMVNADKRMNKPDKKHADKKAAPKKD
- the rplO gene encoding 50S ribosomal protein L15, yielding MKQHTLKPTPGSTKSKLRRGRGLSRGNYSGRGMKGQNSRSGGGVRPGFEGGQTPLIRRMPKLKGFLNPNKVTYMPINLADLNVFKDGEKVDAKVLHAKKLIKALGKVKLLGNGELTVKVKLTVNRASATALEKAEKAGAEVTVLEKTAE